The DNA window GAATACGCCATGACCAATGAACAGATTTTCGATAGCATCGGCACCGGCACCATCGATCTGATTGCTGACGCCGACACCACCAACGCCACCGCGACCACCAACGACGACCACATTACCAATATCGCCGCCGAAACCGGCAACAGCGGCCTGCAGTCCGGCGGCGCCAACCAGGTTACCTACCTCACCAGCGGCGCCCTGCCGCCGGGGACGGGTTCGGACCCGACCTACTTCCAGGCCAGATACTACGTCATCACCGTCAACAGCCAGGGACCGAACAATTCGGCGGCCAGGGTCGAAACACAGGTGGCGAGGATCGTCCCCAAATAACCCGAAAAATGCGGGAGCGTACCATGAAACATCGCGTTCTGATTGCCTTTACTGTCTTGACCGTACTGTTAGGCTTCGGTTCCCCCGCTCTGGCGCTGCTCGACCAGTTCGTTGGCGACTCAGCCATCTACAGTGCCAGCAGCGAATACCTGCGCCCCAGCGTATTGCTTGTCATCGACAACAGTGCCGGCATGCGCCAAGCCGGCAGCCGCGACCCCTATAATCCGACGATAGACTATTCCAAGGTTGTCAAGGACGGCGTCACGACCTGGACGGGGCTCTACAGCAAGGATACCGTCTACGAGCGCAAAGCCGGTACTGCCGGCACAATCAACTACGTTCCCTACATCGCCAACATTACCACCGGCGTAAGCTGCACCACCGCCAAAAACGCTCTGAACTCCAACGGTTTTTATGCCGGGCCATTGAAGAAAGCGGATGGCAGCTGCAACAACCCCCAGCCCGGCAACTTTTTTCTGGGGAACCTCCTCAACTACATTTCCTATCCCTCATCTACCCCGAAGTGGCAGGCGAACAAGGTCTATGCCGTTGGCGACAAGGTCGCACCGAACACTCCCGTTGTCGATGCCAACGGAGTTGCGCTCGAATATGTGGTCAAGGCTGCGCGCACCGCCGATGGTAATCCCTCTACCTCTGGTACCTCCGGCGCCAGCGAGCCGGCATGGCCAACCACCACCTCGGGAACTGTGACTGATAATACTGTCACCTGGGAAATTGAAGGGTCGATCATTGACATGGTCAAGACGACGATCAAGCAGCTGGTTTCCGGTTTTCGCGAGAGCGTCAACTTTGGTATCATGGTCTTCGGCGACAATAACGCCGGCGGCAAGATACTGGTGCCGGTGCGCAACCTGGGAACCTCCGATCCGGATGACTCAACCACGATCGCTGTCGACGATGGGCCGACCAACTACAATGCTCTGCTCAGCGCTGTCGATGGCTTCAC is part of the Desulfuromonadales bacterium genome and encodes:
- a CDS encoding pilus assembly PilX N-terminal domain-containing protein, translating into MFGFQLDPANEKAKQGHAPFVPPFSLPARSLDNQRGTALVLALVMLALMSILGVMSLTTSTTEVGISGNYRSSQQAFYAADRAVEYAMTNEQIFDSIGTGTIDLIADADTTNATATTNDDHITNIAAETGNSGLQSGGANQVTYLTSGALPPGTGSDPTYFQARYYVITVNSQGPNNSAARVETQVARIVPK